One Mercurialis annua linkage group LG3, ddMerAnnu1.2, whole genome shotgun sequence DNA window includes the following coding sequences:
- the LOC126674473 gene encoding protein ASPARTIC PROTEASE IN GUARD CELL 1 yields MAAVLKLLFTLFFFTSPIFVSSRTLTSKTTTLLDVQTSILKTKHVFVTSATKTTRAQSFSLQETTVAEPASSILTMELHSRPSAVKIKHTDYKSLTLSRLERDSVRVNSIITRLDLAVNGISSFDLKPIDTELQLTAEGLQGPIVSGTSQGSGEYFSRVGIGKPASPVYMVIDTGSDVNWIQCAPCADCYHQADPIFEPASSSSYSPLSCDTKQCQSLDVSACRNNTCLYEVSYGDGSYTVGDFVTETVTLGSASVDNVAIGCGHNNEGLFVGAAGLLGLGGGKLSFPSQINATSFSYCLVDRDSDSASTLEFNSGLLPNAVTAPLLRNREVDTFYYIGLMGISVGGELLPIPESVFNIDESGNGGMIIDSGTAVTRLQTVAYNALRDAFVNGTRDLPVSDEVALFDTCYDLSQRNSVEVPTLSFHFPGGRMLPLPAKNYLIPVDSDGTFCFAFAPTASALSIIGNVQQQGTRVGFDLANSLVGFEPEIC; encoded by the coding sequence ATGGCTGCTGTCTTAAAGCTTCTCTTTACTCTCTTCTTTTTCACTTCTCCCATTTTTGTCAGTTCAAGAACCTTAACCTCAAAAACGACAACTCTTCTTGACGTTCAGACCTCCATTCTTAAAACCAAACATGTTTTCGTCACTTCCGCCACTAAAACGACACGGGCTCAGTCGTTTAGCCTACAAGAGACGACCGTAGCTGAACCAGCCTCCTCGATTCTAACCATGGAGCTACATTCTAGACCTTCGGCTGTTAAAATTAAACACACAGATTATAAATCACTAACCTTATCTCGACTCGAGCGTGACTCAGTCCGAGTTAATTCTATCATAACTCGTTTAGATCTCGCCGTTAACGGCATTTCCAGCTTCGATCTTAAACCGATTGACACTGAGTTACAATTGACAGCTGAGGGTCTCCAAGGCCCCATTGTTTCGGGAACGAGTCAAGGAAGCGGTGAGTATTTCTCCCGAGTCGGAATCGGTAAACCGGCAAGTCCAGTTTATATGGTTATCGACACCGGTAGCGACGTTAACTGGATACAATGCGCACCCTGCGCCGACTGTTACCATCAAGCCGACCCGATTTTCGAGCCGGCTTCTTCATCGTCTTACTCTCCTCTTTCTTGTGATACCAAACAATGCCAGTCCCTTGACGTGTCTGCATGCCGTAACAACACGTGTCTCTACGAGGTCTCCTACGGCGACGGGTCGTACACAGTCGGCGATTTCGTCACTGAAACTGTCACTCTCGGCTCGGCTTCCGTTGACAATGTAGCCATCGGATGTGGTCATAACAACGAAGGATTATTCGTCGGAGCGGCTGGTTTACTCGGACTCGGCGGCGGCAAGCTTTCTTTTCCGTCACAGATTAATGCTACGTCGTTTTCATATTGTCTCGTGGATCGTGACTCTGACTCGGCTTCTACTCTTGAGTTTAACTCGGGTTTACTTCCTAACGCTGTTACCGCTCCGTTATTGCGCAACCGTGAGGTCGATACTTTTTACTACATCGGATTAATGGGAATAAGTGTCGGAGGTGAGTTGCTACCGATTCCTGAGTCAGTTTTTAATATTGACGAGTCAGGTAATGGAGGGATGATTATCGACTCGGGAACCGCTGTGACTCGGTTGCAAACGGTGGCGTATAACGCTTTACGGGATGCTTTCGTTAATGGGACTAGGGATTTGCCCGTTAGTGATGAGGTGGCGTTATTTGACACGTGTTACGATTTATCTCAAAGGAATAGTGTTGAGGTCCCTACGCTGTCGTTTCATTTCCCCGGCGGGCGGATGTTACCGTTACCGGCTAAGAATTACCTGATTCCGGTTGATTCTGACGGTACGTTTTGTTTTGCGTTTGCTCCAACGGCTTCTGCTTTGTCGATAATTGGGAATGTGCAGCAGCAAGGGACACGTGTAGGGTTCGATCTGGCTAATTCACTTGTTGGATTTGAGCCTGAAATATGCTAA
- the LOC126675074 gene encoding uncharacterized protein LOC126675074: MRGGSNAMAGRGRGRGGGGAPPDPPIQPDVHAMAGRGRGRGGGAPPDPPIQPDVHAEEAILPICTISLDGKRLEGPSDKVSAAIGTIFRKQWFTSGYQWPNLSDAEKAVYFEEFKKVYMWTESEEAVRKIFYRHASRRYSDTISDMKKKWRTKQIKPRHVGDEVWNEWVKAWDVEEYKNRCEQNRKNRLSERVPGAGPSTHAGGSRSMTQLKRILTEKEGREPTAPELFLYTHTKDHDGITFIDQKSAHAYARFQAMVSSIRAAASQSVDGESSSSPTLPIDENMIWLEAEGSKQRVIALAHLHHLFTLAHRRRHQLRPVLMLIIFMCCESCWNPIVYSNINFSLQWTIYESMA; the protein is encoded by the exons ATGCGAGGTGGATCCAATGCAATGGCAGGACGAGGTAGAGGGAGAGGGGGAGGAGGTGCACCTCCCGACCCGCCTATCCAGCCAGATGTTCATGCAATGGCAGGACGAGGTAGAGGGAGAGGGGGAGGTGCACCTCCCGACCCGCCTATCCAGCCAGATGTTCATGCAGAGGAGGCGATTCTTCCTATTTGCACTATCTCACTTGATGG GAAAAGATTGGAGGGCCCCTCAGATAAGGTGTCAGCTGCTATTGGCACTATTTTTAGAAAGCAATGGTTCACCAGCGGATATCAATGGCCAAATTTAAGCGATGCTGAGAAGGCTGTATATTTTGAGGAATTCAAG AAAGTTTACATGTGGACAGAATCTGAGGAAGCAGTGCGGAAAATTTTTTACAGACATGCTTCGCGCCGTTATTCAGATACAATATCTGACATGAAGAAGAAATGGCGGACTAAACAAATTAAGCCCAGGCATGTCGGTGATGAAGTTTGGAATGAATGGGTGAAGGCATGGGATGTAGAGGAATATAAAAACCGGTGTGAGCAAAATAGAAAGAATAGGCTAAGTGAACGTGTGCCTGGAGCTGGGCCATCTACCCACGCAGGGGGATCTCGATCTATGACACAACTGAAAAGAATTTTG ACGGAAAAAGAGGGTCGCGAGCCTACTGCACCAGAGCTTTTTTTGTATACCCATACAAAGGATCATGACGGTATAACATTCATTGATCAGAAGTCAGCGCATGCTTAT GCTCGCTTCCAAGCGATGGTTTCATCTATTCGGGCAGCTGCTTCTCAGTCAGTCGATGGTGAGAGTAGTAGTTCTCCAACACTTCCGATAGATGAAAATATGATATGGCTAGAGGCTGAGGGAAGCAAGCAAAGAGTCATAGCATTGGCTCATCTGCATCATCTTTTTACTCTAGCACATCGTCGTCGTCATCAGCTACGACCAGTCCTAATGCTGATTATATTCATGTGTTGCGAAAGCTGTTGGAATCCCATCGTCTACTCCAACATCAATTTCAGTTTGCAATGGACTATTTACGAGAGCATGGCCTAG
- the LOC126675073 gene encoding uncharacterized protein LOC126675073, whose product MHYFPLTPRLQRLYASRATASEMRWHGEHEMEDDKMCHPSDSKAWKHFDQCHPQFALEIRNVRLGLCTDGFQPFGQSGQQYSLWPVVVTPYNLPPGLCMKEEFMFLTILVPGPYNPKSNMDVFLQLLIAEFNSLWSIGVQTYDISKRQNFTMRAALMWTINDFPAYGRLSGWSTSGRLACPYCMEDTDAKTLKISGKQSWFDNHRKFLPPDHIYRRNTNSFTKNTKVTKVFRGVKSGEEILNNINGRGFMKVTEDCAEAVNAIRSKNCGWHKKSIFWDLPYWSTNLVRHNLDVMHIEKNVFDNIFNTVLNIAGRTKDTAKSRDEFNDICRRPELAMNPDTGRYPKASYVLDRPQKQLLFEWVKDLKFPDGYVSNMGRCVDSKKLKMFGMKSHDCHIFMQQLLPIAFRELLPKSVWEPITQLCLFFKELTASNLKVEDMELLDKQIPIILCKLERIFPPNFFDSMEHLPVHLAYEAMLAGPVHYRWMYPFERYLRKVKRKITNKYRVEGSISKGYVLEEAAKFASFYFKEGDPTVSINLPRNEVVMDDDEDVDRLSIFKYPGKQIGAIQTRRYLPDIEYAAARVYILLNCPKVEQFVGMYTGEIRARTPGISEEMVASCLEKEFAIWFEKYVSDPTNNISNPYIQSLSQGPLRQVKTFNGYYVNGFKFHTRSHDSGRATFNSGVCIKASNYDAATSDFYGIVTEILELEYRALPLKTTMLFMCDWFNPTPNVGMIEHMGCNIVDVHRNKRYNKYEPFVLAAQACQVYYCEYPGAKRDRINWLAVCKIKARSDIDFPESSNTDSMLPPFQEDSDRSRLNVIADGEAVNLIDPDEHEEDIDETEIAEEDIELVTSSEGEEDTN is encoded by the exons ATGCATTATTTTCCTCTCACGCCCAGACTACAGAGATTATATGCATCGCGTGCTACGGCTAGTGAGATGAGATGGCATGGTGAACATGAAATGGAGGATGACAAAATGTGTCACCCATCAGATTCCAAGGCTTGGAAACATTTTGATCAGTGTCATCCACAGTTTGCATTAGAAATTCGAAATGTCAGACTTGGATTATGCACTGATGGGTTTCAGCCGTTCGGTCAGTCGGGACAACAATATTCTCTATGGCCTGTGGTTGTCACTCCTTATAATTTGCCACCAGGATTGTGTATGAAGGAggaatttatgtttttaacaaTTCTAGTCCCAGGGCCATATAATCCAAAATCAAACATGGATGTTTTCCTTCAGCTGTTGATAGCAGAATTCAATTCCTTATGGAGTATAGGAGTGCAGACTTATGACATTTCAAAGAGGCAAAATTTTACAATGCGAGCGGCTTTAATGTGGACTATCAACGACTTTCCCGCGTACGGAAGGCTATCTGGATGGAGTACCTCAGGCAGATTAGCTTGTCCATACTGTATGGAAGATACGGATGCCAAAACGCTTAAAATAAGTGGAAAACAATCTTGGTTTGACAACCATAGAAAGTTTTTACCCCCTGACCATATCTACCGTCGAAATACCAATTCATTCACAAAAAATACTAAAGTTACAAAAGTATTTCGTGGTGTGAAATCTGGAGAAGAGATTCTCAATAATATTAATGGAAGAGGGTTCATGAAAGTAACAGAAGACTGTGCAGAAGCGGTTAATGCTATAAGATCTAAAAATTGTGGATGgcataaaaaaagtatattttgggACTTGCCATACTGGAGCACCAATTTAGTTCGGCACAATCTGGATGTCATGCATATCGAAAAAAATGTGTTTGATAATATTTTCAACACTGTGCTTAATATTGCTGGAAGGACAAAAGACACTGCAAAATCAAGAGACGAGTTCAATGATATTTGTCGTCGTCCTGAATTAGCAATGAATCCCGATACTGGGAGGTATCCAAAGGCTTCTTACGTCTTAGATCGACCACAAAAACAATTGTTGTTTGAATGGGTGAAAGATCTTAAGTTTCCTGATGGTTACGTCTCCAATATGGGAAGATGCGTGGACTCGAAGAAACTGAAGATGTTTGGcatgaaaagtcatgactgcCATATATTTATGCAGCAACTTTTGCCTATTGCGTTTCGAGAACTATTGCCAAAAAGTGTATGGGAGCCTATAACACAGCTGTGTTTGTTTTTTAAGGAGTTGACTGCATCAAATTTAAAGGTGGAAGATATGGAGCTCTTGGACAAACAAATTCCCATCATATTATGCAAGTTAGAGCGTATATTTCCACCTAATTTTTTTGACTCGATGGAACATCTTCCTGTGCACCTTGCATATGAAGCTATGTTGGCAGGTCCAGTGCATTACCGCTGGATGTATCCGTTCGAAAG ATACTTAAGGAAGGTTAAAAGGAAAATAACGAATAAATACCGAGTGGAAGGCTCTATCAGTAAAGGTTATGTGTTGGAGGAAGCAGCAAAATTTgcctctttttattttaaagaaggTGATCCAACTGTTTCGATAAATTTGCCGAGGAATGAAGTGGTTATGGACGATGATGAAGATGTAGATAgactttcaatttttaaatatccTGGAAAACAAATCGGCGCTATTCAGACAAGGAGGTATCTGCCAGATATTGAATATGCCGCTGCTCGAGTCTACATCTTATTGAACTGTCCGAAAGTGGAGCAGTTTGTAGG TATGTATACTGGTGAAATACGAGCCCGTACGCCTGGCATATCTGAGGAAATGGTTGCATCTTGTCTGGAGAAAGAGTTTGCAATATGGTTTGAAAAATAT GTAAGTGACCCAACGAACAACATATCAAATCCGTATATTCAAAGTCTTTCTCAAGGTCCTCTTAGACAAGTCAAAACGTTTAATGGTTATTATGTTAATGGGTTCAAGTTTCATACTCGATCTCATGACTCTGGTCGTGCAACATTCAATAGCGGTGTGTGCATCAAAGCCAGTAATTATGATGCAGCTACGAGCGATTTTTATGGCATTGTTACTGAGATTTTGGAGTTAGAGTATCGGGCACTACCATTAAAAACCACTATGCTATTCATGTGTGATTGGTTTAATCCTACTCCAAATGTGGGAATGATAGAGCATATGGGATGTAATATCGTTGATGTTCATCGCAATAAAAGATACAACAAGTATGAACCGTTTGTTCTAGCGGCACAAGCATGCCAAGTTTATTATTGTGAATATCCAGGAGCAAAAAGAGATAGGATTAATTGGTTGGCAGTATGCAAAATAAAAGCAAGATCAGATATTGACTTTCCAGAAAGTTCAAACACTGATTCAATGCTTCCTCCATTTCAAGAAGATTCAGATAGAAGTCGCCTTAATGTTATTGCAGATGGCGAAGCTGTTAATTTGATTGACCCTGATGAACATGAGGAGGATATAGATGAAACTGAGATTGCAGAAGAAGATATTGAATTGGTAACTTCATCGGAAGGAGAAGAGGACACCAATTAA